One genomic window of Bacteroidota bacterium includes the following:
- a CDS encoding DUF3857 domain-containing transglutaminase family protein, which translates to MKYVKLFLFLSTFLLSMQLLADNKYAVSEIPSQLLENAHAVVRYDYLKFETKGDHKGTKTFKYAITILNENGLYYTHVTVPYDKDHKLVSFVGKIYDANGTLIKVLDAAEDIIDMSNIPFGTLFTDSRVKIADMLVAKFPFTIEVEYIQKVKDLLFFPTFLFQPNNETSVEQSIFEIVIPEGSSFRFKEFNFEGKLDSIKEGKVLRYIWTETNLNAFEDEVYSFPFDKSLSRIITTANTVNFYNYIGKISTWEEFGKWVSRINDVDRELPLELKTEINELVKNASTELEKIQLIYKYVQSNTRYVNISYNIGGLRPQPPSTVYHLGYGDCKALTMYTMELLKITGIKSHYTLVKSGNSNTDIHISLPSFQFNHAILCVPQAEDTIWLECTSQTLPFGFLGSFTDDRHVLLITEKGGKIAKTSFYGVNDNKRFMTAEIDLQKSGDADAKLSFHYKGLEYDKVDFDQLIEAGNSYQKDWLYESLELSSFTITELEFKEDRKTVPEANITMNLDIKSFLSSGSHTMYFRPNMSLKWLNIPAIDSNRKTNLYFEDDYQDSISIVYTVPYGAEIDYLPSDKNETSDFGEYHCYFERLEKKVFRYTRSLKIHKGNYPPEKFNEYVAFVRKVVKADKELVILKKT; encoded by the coding sequence ATGAAATACGTAAAACTCTTTTTGTTTCTATCAACTTTTCTACTCTCCATGCAGCTTTTAGCAGATAATAAATATGCTGTTAGTGAAATTCCAAGTCAATTATTAGAAAATGCTCATGCCGTTGTTCGCTATGATTATTTGAAGTTTGAAACAAAGGGTGATCATAAGGGCACAAAAACGTTTAAATATGCAATAACAATTTTGAATGAGAATGGTCTGTACTATACGCACGTTACTGTTCCTTACGATAAAGATCACAAGCTTGTTTCTTTTGTTGGAAAAATTTATGATGCAAATGGAACTTTAATTAAAGTGCTAGATGCAGCTGAAGACATCATTGATATGTCAAATATTCCATTTGGAACATTGTTTACAGATAGTAGAGTGAAAATTGCAGACATGCTAGTAGCGAAATTTCCTTTTACAATAGAGGTTGAGTATATCCAAAAGGTGAAAGATTTGCTTTTTTTTCCAACATTTTTATTTCAACCAAATAACGAAACTTCTGTTGAACAATCCATTTTCGAAATTGTTATTCCTGAGGGGAGCTCTTTTCGTTTTAAAGAGTTCAATTTTGAAGGAAAATTAGATTCCATTAAAGAGGGTAAAGTACTTAGGTATATTTGGACAGAAACAAATCTGAATGCCTTTGAAGATGAAGTATATAGCTTTCCCTTTGATAAAAGTCTATCGCGAATTATTACAACTGCCAATACGGTAAATTTCTATAATTACATAGGAAAAATAAGTACGTGGGAAGAATTTGGCAAATGGGTGTCCAGAATAAATGATGTAGACAGAGAACTTCCACTGGAGCTAAAAACTGAAATAAATGAATTAGTTAAAAATGCCTCAACCGAACTGGAGAAGATTCAACTGATTTATAAATATGTGCAGTCGAATACACGCTATGTGAACATTTCCTACAATATTGGTGGACTTCGACCACAGCCTCCATCTACCGTGTATCACCTTGGATATGGTGATTGTAAAGCATTAACCATGTATACCATGGAGTTATTAAAAATTACAGGCATAAAGTCTCACTATACTTTAGTTAAATCAGGAAATAGTAATACTGATATTCATATTTCACTTCCATCCTTTCAATTTAATCACGCTATTCTCTGTGTCCCTCAAGCTGAAGATACAATTTGGCTTGAATGTACAAGTCAGACTTTACCATTTGGCTTTTTAGGTAGCTTTACTGATGATCGTCATGTTTTACTCATAACAGAAAAAGGAGGTAAAATTGCAAAAACCTCATTTTATGGAGTTAATGACAATAAAAGGTTTATGACTGCAGAAATAGATTTACAAAAGAGTGGAGATGCGGATGCAAAGCTTTCTTTTCATTATAAAGGTTTAGAATATGATAAAGTTGATTTTGATCAGCTTATTGAGGCAGGTAACAGTTATCAAAAGGATTGGCTATACGAAAGTCTTGAATTGTCATCTTTTACAATAACAGAACTTGAATTCAAAGAAGATAGGAAAACAGTTCCTGAAGCAAATATCACCATGAATCTGGATATAAAAAGCTTCCTCTCATCAGGCAGCCATACTATGTATTTTCGTCCTAACATGTCACTGAAGTGGTTAAATATTCCAGCAATTGATTCCAATAGAAAAACAAATCTGTATTTTGAAGACGATTATCAGGATTCAATTTCCATTGTTTACACCGTTCCATATGGTGCTGAAATAGACTATTTGCCTAGTGATAAAAACGAAACATCGGATTTTGGAGAGTATCATTGTTACTTTGAAAGGCTAGAGAAAAAGGTGTTCAGATATACGCGTAGCTTGAAAATACATAAAGGAAATTATCCTCCTGAAAAGTTTAATGAATATGTTGCTTTTGTCCGAAAAGTAGTTAAAGCTGATAAGGAACTTGTTATCTTAAAAAAGACATAA
- the secG gene encoding preprotein translocase subunit SecG has translation MLTFLLIILILAALFLILVILAQNPKGGGVSATFGGSASQVIGARQTADFLEKATWYVAIGIFAIVVLTIVFIPDNSYQQGRDSMMSDQIEDMAAPIPQGAAEQQQATGETPEE, from the coding sequence ATGCTTACGTTTTTATTAATAATATTGATTCTTGCAGCACTTTTTCTTATTCTTGTAATTTTAGCTCAAAACCCAAAAGGTGGTGGAGTATCTGCAACTTTTGGAGGTTCAGCCAGTCAGGTTATTGGTGCTCGTCAAACAGCCGATTTTCTTGAAAAAGCTACTTGGTATGTTGCAATTGGTATTTTTGCGATAGTTGTATTAACCATCGTTTTTATTCCTGACAACAGCTATCAACAAGGACGTGATTCAATGATGAGTGATCAAATTGAAGATATGGCCGCACCGATTCCTCAAGGAGCAGCAGAACAACAACAAGCAACTGGAGAAACTCCAGAAGAATAA
- a CDS encoding tetratricopeptide repeat protein encodes MNEVKIIGYISNPSSLLYKPDVDLLNELKEKYPYFQSAHLLHSIAINQTESVFSNSYLREAAIYAGSRAKMHHYFSADFTHKGRDVVSSVMRGTKSIQNKESTASDALIDRFIKTKPSIKKPISSFYNPAEKASKSIEEEEIFASETLAKIYIMQGRHDKAIKIYQKLSLINPEKSDYFALLIKHLEDKINE; translated from the coding sequence ATGAATGAAGTCAAAATCATTGGTTATATCAGCAATCCTTCCAGTTTATTATACAAACCGGATGTTGACTTATTGAATGAGCTTAAGGAAAAATACCCTTATTTTCAATCTGCACATTTGCTTCATTCCATTGCCATTAATCAAACTGAAAGTGTATTTTCAAATAGCTATTTAAGGGAAGCAGCTATTTATGCAGGAAGCAGAGCAAAAATGCACCATTACTTTTCAGCAGATTTTACTCATAAAGGAAGGGATGTGGTCAGTAGCGTAATGAGAGGCACAAAATCCATTCAAAACAAGGAGAGTACTGCCAGCGATGCACTCATCGATCGCTTTATCAAAACCAAGCCCAGTATTAAAAAACCCATTAGCAGTTTTTACAATCCAGCTGAAAAAGCATCTAAAAGTATTGAAGAAGAGGAGATTTTTGCAAGCGAAACATTGGCAAAAATATACATCATGCAAGGCAGGCATGATAAAGCAATTAAAATTTACCAAAAATTATCCTTGATTAATCCTGAAAAAAGTGATTACTTTGCCCTCCTAATAAAACATCTAGAAGATAAAATAAACGAATAA
- a CDS encoding LptE family protein has translation MRLLKLISVFTLVLCTPILFMQCGIYSLSGADLHPDIKSFTVIPFSNQASIVVPSLADDLTEQLKDKFRNEMNLTHTNSDGDIIFEGTITNYKTGPSSVSSGEIATTTRLIISVKVVYENKMNTDQNFSVNFSNYIDYDSNEDLSAIEDELITEISEMLIQDIFNRAVNNW, from the coding sequence ATGAGACTTTTGAAATTAATATCTGTTTTTACTTTAGTACTATGTACTCCAATTTTATTTATGCAATGTGGAATATATAGTTTAAGCGGTGCAGACTTACACCCCGATATTAAAAGTTTCACTGTAATTCCTTTTAGCAATCAAGCCAGCATCGTGGTTCCATCCTTAGCCGATGATTTAACTGAACAATTGAAAGATAAGTTCAGAAATGAAATGAATTTAACACATACCAATTCGGATGGGGATATTATTTTTGAAGGAACCATAACCAATTACAAAACAGGTCCTTCCAGTGTAAGTAGTGGCGAAATAGCTACAACAACACGCTTAATTATTAGCGTTAAAGTTGTTTATGAAAACAAAATGAATACCGACCAGAATTTCAGCGTTAATTTCTCAAATTATATAGACTACGACAGCAATGAAGACCTTTCTGCTATTGAAGACGAGCTTATTACTGAAATCAGCGAAATGCTTATTCAAGACATTTTTAATAGAGCAGTAAATAACTGGTAA
- a CDS encoding sigma-54-dependent Fis family transcriptional regulator has protein sequence MISQNKIQEVKNRFEIVGNHTFLNRAIEKALKVAPTDISVLISGESGVGKEAFSKIIHHTSKRKHGHFIAVNCAAIPEGTIDSELFGHEKGAFTNAYDSRKGYFETVNGGTIFLDEISELPLETQSRLLRVLETGEFIKVGSSNVMKTDVRLIAASNKDLLEQTKNNKFREDLFYRLSTVTIPIPALRNRKEDIMFLAARFAMDFAEKYKTPLIEFNDEAVTMLQTQYWPGNIRQLKNLVEQISILEAERNITGAILHEYLPEAVSKELVPIKQHSFEADDGVKERDLLYKFLIDIRKDVTEVKTAVYDVLKNVRNQGDDFEQTIETATDRLLKAGNNLSDASYRFGKDNDITDSEVYSENTDVIEVQETLSLAEKEKEMIKVALVRHKGKRKPAAKELGISERTLYRKIKEYSLEDL, from the coding sequence ATGATATCTCAAAATAAAATTCAGGAAGTAAAAAATCGTTTTGAAATAGTTGGCAATCATACTTTCTTAAATCGCGCGATTGAGAAAGCATTAAAAGTTGCACCTACAGATATAAGTGTTTTAATATCTGGAGAAAGTGGTGTAGGAAAAGAGGCATTTTCAAAAATCATCCATCATACCAGCAAAAGAAAACATGGTCATTTTATCGCTGTCAATTGTGCTGCTATTCCTGAAGGAACTATCGATTCCGAATTATTTGGTCATGAAAAAGGAGCATTCACCAACGCTTACGACTCCAGGAAAGGATATTTTGAAACCGTTAATGGCGGTACTATTTTTCTGGATGAAATTAGCGAACTACCATTAGAAACACAATCACGTTTACTCAGGGTTCTTGAAACAGGTGAATTTATCAAAGTGGGTTCATCCAATGTGATGAAAACAGATGTGAGACTGATTGCAGCTTCCAATAAGGACCTCTTGGAACAAACTAAAAACAATAAGTTTCGCGAAGATTTATTTTATCGCTTATCAACAGTAACCATTCCTATTCCGGCATTAAGAAACCGAAAAGAGGATATTATGTTTTTGGCTGCCCGTTTTGCCATGGATTTTGCTGAAAAATACAAAACACCACTTATCGAATTTAATGATGAGGCTGTGACGATGTTACAAACTCAATATTGGCCTGGAAACATACGACAGCTTAAAAATCTGGTCGAGCAAATATCCATACTGGAAGCAGAACGAAATATCACAGGAGCTATCTTACACGAATATCTTCCAGAAGCTGTATCAAAAGAATTGGTACCGATTAAACAGCACTCTTTTGAAGCAGATGATGGTGTTAAAGAGCGTGATTTGTTATATAAATTCCTGATCGACATACGCAAAGATGTGACTGAGGTTAAAACTGCAGTATACGATGTGTTGAAGAATGTACGAAACCAGGGTGATGATTTCGAGCAAACTATTGAAACAGCTACCGACAGATTGCTTAAAGCAGGAAACAACCTTTCAGATGCAAGCTACCGATTTGGCAAAGACAACGATATCACTGATTCTGAAGTTTATTCAGAAAATACAGATGTGATTGAAGTGCAGGAAACACTATCATTAGCTGAGAAAGAAAAAGAAATGATTAAAGTTGCGCTGGTTCGACATAAAGGTAAAAGAAAACCGGCTGCAAAAGAATTAGGGATTTCAGAAAGAACTTTATACCGTAAAATCAAAGAATATTCTTTGGAAGATTTATAA
- a CDS encoding sodium:alanine symporter family protein, translated as MLQFIDKLLVNYNDYIGGYAILLLLIPTGLYFIIRLKFINVTKIWHSIRVVAGKYDSPEDKGDVNHFKALTTALSATVGTGNIVGVALAIYWGGPGAIFWMWVTGFLGMIIKYTECTLAHKYRQFNSDGTVSGGPMYYMEFGLKKKLGRFAKVLAIIFALAAILCSLGTGNMAQSNSMTGVFLSSFNIADAITIVGLSISTKYITAAVITLLVLLVIVGGLKRIADVTSKLVPIMAVLYFVSSITVVLLMYKEVPAAFALIFKSAFTGSAAAGGFVGSTFMMTLIWGVRRGLFSNEAGQGSAPIAHAAAKTEYSAREGMVASLEPLVDTLIICTLTALVIIVTGAWKSGAEEFAMTVTGMETGLGKIGFASSAKYIVSIGLLLFAFSTIISWSYYGSRSVIYLFGEKYVTPYRYLYALFVFFGCIWGVDIVWHFVDAVITFMTIPNLIAILLLSSVVMSETKRYFKDMKQLKKQNN; from the coding sequence GTGTTACAGTTCATAGATAAATTACTGGTAAACTATAACGACTATATCGGTGGTTATGCAATTTTACTACTACTAATTCCAACTGGCTTATATTTCATTATTCGTCTTAAGTTTATAAATGTTACAAAAATTTGGCATTCCATTCGGGTAGTTGCTGGTAAATATGATAGCCCTGAAGATAAAGGAGATGTGAATCATTTCAAGGCTTTAACCACCGCATTATCTGCAACTGTAGGAACTGGAAATATAGTAGGTGTGGCATTGGCCATTTATTGGGGTGGTCCTGGTGCTATTTTCTGGATGTGGGTAACCGGTTTTCTGGGTATGATTATTAAGTATACCGAATGCACGCTTGCACATAAATACCGACAGTTTAATTCGGATGGAACTGTTTCCGGTGGACCGATGTACTACATGGAATTTGGATTAAAAAAGAAGTTAGGACGCTTTGCCAAAGTTTTAGCCATCATATTTGCGCTAGCGGCCATTTTGTGTTCACTCGGAACAGGAAACATGGCGCAGTCCAATTCCATGACTGGTGTGTTTTTGTCCAGTTTTAATATTGCTGATGCTATTACGATTGTAGGATTAAGCATTTCAACCAAATACATAACAGCAGCTGTCATAACACTCTTGGTGTTGTTAGTGATTGTTGGTGGATTGAAACGTATTGCAGATGTAACTTCAAAGCTTGTACCTATTATGGCTGTTTTGTATTTTGTCAGTTCTATTACAGTTGTTTTATTAATGTATAAGGAGGTTCCAGCAGCCTTTGCGCTAATTTTTAAAAGTGCATTTACAGGAAGTGCTGCTGCAGGTGGTTTTGTTGGATCTACATTTATGATGACATTGATATGGGGAGTTCGTAGAGGATTGTTTTCCAATGAAGCTGGACAAGGCTCGGCTCCTATTGCACATGCTGCAGCAAAAACGGAATACTCGGCAAGAGAAGGAATGGTAGCTTCTTTGGAACCTTTAGTCGACACTTTAATCATTTGTACATTAACGGCATTGGTTATAATTGTTACCGGAGCATGGAAATCGGGGGCAGAAGAATTTGCAATGACTGTTACAGGAATGGAAACAGGATTAGGTAAAATTGGTTTTGCATCTTCCGCAAAATACATTGTCTCCATAGGTCTTTTGTTATTTGCCTTTAGTACCATTATAAGTTGGTCATACTATGGCTCTCGGTCTGTTATTTATTTATTCGGAGAAAAATATGTGACTCCATATCGATACTTGTACGCATTATTTGTTTTTTTTGGCTGTATTTGGGGAGTGGATATCGTATGGCATTTTGTTGATGCAGTGATTACTTTTATGACTATTCCCAACCTGATTGCCATTCTTCTACTATCATCGGTAGTTATGTCGGAAACAAAACGATATTTTAAAGACATGAAACAATTGAAGAAACAAAATAATTAG
- a CDS encoding alanine:cation symporter family protein yields MLIAQISFAQNEGSEKAKDQSKISHKINDVFAPIVEKMGDVLFWDPFSAMGIYDSQVYDKKGNVVVDENGEPVSAPLKLIVVWLICGALFFTIFMRFINIRGFKHAIGLVRGKYSNPNHKGEVSHFQALATALSATVGLGNIASVAIAISIGGPGATFWMIVAGLLGMSSKFTECTLGVKYRNIDTNGVVSGGPMYYLSKGLAKRNMKGLGQGLAIIFSILVIGGSIGGGNMFQANQSLSQFTTVIPAIGNFKVAYGIILAILVGIVIVGGIKSIARVTEKIVPFMAVLYVSAALIIIFMNIAHAGDAFKLIWNGAFQADAMKGGLIGVLIIGFQRASFSNEAGVGSAAIAHSAVKTNEPITEGLVSLLEPFIDTVVICTMTALVIIFTGFYNNPAGLEGAQLTSAAFKSVIPWFPWVLVIAIFLFAFSTMISWSYYGLKGFDYLFGSLFEKVFGHRKYMKLTYQLFFLACIVIGASSELGAVLDFSDMMILSMAFPNIIGLLIMAPEVKRDLSDYLSRVKSGAIKKYK; encoded by the coding sequence ATGCTAATTGCTCAAATTAGTTTTGCTCAGAATGAAGGATCCGAAAAAGCAAAAGATCAATCAAAAATAAGTCATAAAATTAATGATGTATTTGCTCCAATTGTCGAGAAAATGGGAGATGTTTTGTTTTGGGATCCTTTTTCAGCCATGGGGATTTACGATTCACAGGTTTATGATAAAAAAGGCAATGTGGTTGTTGACGAAAATGGTGAACCCGTTTCTGCACCCTTAAAACTAATTGTAGTTTGGCTGATATGCGGTGCGTTGTTTTTTACGATATTCATGCGATTTATAAACATTCGGGGTTTTAAACATGCTATTGGATTAGTTCGAGGTAAATATTCCAATCCGAATCATAAAGGTGAAGTATCGCATTTTCAGGCATTGGCAACAGCTTTGTCGGCAACAGTCGGATTGGGAAACATTGCCAGTGTTGCTATTGCTATTTCCATTGGTGGCCCAGGTGCCACATTTTGGATGATAGTTGCAGGATTATTGGGTATGTCATCAAAATTTACAGAATGTACATTAGGTGTTAAATACAGAAATATTGACACCAATGGAGTCGTTTCAGGAGGCCCCATGTATTATCTGAGCAAAGGACTTGCAAAAAGGAATATGAAAGGGTTGGGACAAGGGTTGGCGATCATTTTTTCAATACTTGTTATTGGTGGATCCATTGGTGGAGGAAACATGTTTCAGGCTAATCAATCTTTAAGTCAATTTACAACTGTAATTCCGGCTATTGGCAATTTTAAAGTTGCTTATGGAATTATACTCGCCATATTAGTAGGGATTGTAATTGTTGGAGGCATTAAGAGTATTGCCCGTGTTACAGAGAAAATAGTTCCTTTTATGGCAGTTCTTTATGTTTCGGCTGCACTCATCATAATCTTCATGAATATTGCTCATGCTGGTGATGCTTTTAAGTTAATTTGGAATGGCGCTTTTCAGGCTGATGCCATGAAAGGTGGTTTGATCGGTGTTTTGATCATTGGATTTCAGCGTGCTTCTTTTTCAAACGAAGCAGGTGTTGGTTCAGCAGCTATAGCCCATAGTGCTGTAAAAACAAACGAACCTATTACCGAAGGATTGGTTTCCTTGCTGGAACCATTTATTGATACCGTTGTGATTTGTACCATGACGGCTTTAGTCATCATTTTCACAGGCTTTTATAACAATCCTGCCGGATTGGAAGGAGCTCAACTCACTTCAGCAGCTTTTAAAAGTGTAATCCCATGGTTTCCTTGGGTGCTGGTAATTGCTATTTTCTTATTTGCATTTTCAACCATGATTTCGTGGTCATATTATGGATTAAAAGGTTTTGATTATTTATTTGGAAGCTTATTCGAAAAAGTATTTGGCCATCGAAAATATATGAAACTTACCTACCAACTATTTTTTCTTGCCTGTATTGTTATTGGAGCTTCTTCTGAGCTGGGAGCTGTACTCGACTTTTCCGACATGATGATACTCTCCATGGCATTTCCCAATATTATTGGTTTGTTAATAATGGCTCCAGAGGTCAAACGCGATTTAAGTGATTACTTGTCACGCGTTAAGTCGGGGGCTATAAAGAAATATAAGTAA